The Streptomyces sp. NBC_00344 genome includes a window with the following:
- a CDS encoding MoaD/ThiS family protein, with the protein MAAGTIRYWAAAKAAAGTAEEPYTADTLADALGAARERHPGELVQVLRRCSFLVDGDPVGTRGHETVRLAEGGTVEVLPPFAGG; encoded by the coding sequence ATGGCTGCGGGAACCATCCGCTACTGGGCCGCCGCCAAGGCCGCGGCAGGCACCGCCGAAGAGCCCTACACCGCCGACACCCTCGCGGATGCCCTCGGCGCGGCCCGCGAGCGGCACCCGGGCGAGCTGGTGCAGGTGCTGCGGCGATGCTCGTTCCTCGTCGACGGCGATCCCGTCGGAACCCGCGGTCATGAGACGGTACGGCTTGCCGAGGGCGGCACGGTCGAGGTGCTCCCGCCGTTTGCAGGAGGGTGA
- a CDS encoding alpha/beta hydrolase: MSSVPEGQFRRTPVPPVTRGDRRTVLLTRDGVRIEALYEPCTAGPSDTAIVLAHGFTGAVDRPAVRRAAGVFAHRAAVITFSFRGHGRSGGRSTVGNSEVFDLEAAVAWARALGHSRVVTVGFSMGGSVVLRQAALCASEASAYEGRTDARVDAVAAVSAPARWYYRGTAPMRRLHWVVTRPLGRLVGRVGFGTRIHTEDWDPVPLSPVEAVPMIAPIPLLIVHGDRDPYFPLDHPRMLAGASGGAAELWIEPGMGHAENAAGPGLLERVADWLTSR, translated from the coding sequence GAAGGCCAGTTCCGCAGGACCCCCGTTCCGCCGGTCACTCGGGGCGACCGGCGGACCGTCCTGCTCACCCGTGACGGGGTCCGTATCGAGGCGCTGTACGAGCCGTGCACGGCCGGCCCTTCGGACACCGCGATCGTGCTGGCGCACGGCTTCACCGGGGCGGTCGACAGGCCCGCGGTACGGCGGGCGGCCGGTGTTTTCGCGCACCGTGCGGCCGTGATCACCTTCTCGTTCCGGGGGCACGGGCGGTCGGGCGGGCGCTCGACGGTCGGCAACAGCGAAGTGTTCGATCTGGAGGCGGCGGTCGCGTGGGCTCGTGCGCTCGGTCACAGCAGAGTGGTCACGGTGGGTTTCTCGATGGGCGGCTCCGTGGTGCTGCGCCAGGCGGCGCTCTGCGCTTCGGAAGCCTCCGCGTACGAGGGGCGCACGGACGCGCGCGTTGACGCGGTGGCCGCGGTGAGCGCCCCCGCGCGCTGGTACTACCGGGGGACGGCCCCCATGCGCCGACTGCACTGGGTGGTCACCCGGCCGTTGGGGCGACTGGTGGGCCGGGTCGGTTTCGGCACCCGTATACACACCGAGGACTGGGACCCGGTCCCGCTCTCGCCGGTGGAAGCGGTGCCGATGATCGCGCCCATCCCGCTGCTGATCGTGCACGGGGACCGGGATCCGTACTTCCCGCTCGACCACCCCCGGATGCTGGCCGGTGCGTCCGGTGGCGCGGCGGAACTGTGGATCGAACCGGGGATGGGGCATGCGGAGAACGCGGCCGGTCCCGGGCTGCTGGAACGTGTGGCGGACTGGCTGACGTCGCGGTAG